One window from the genome of Oceanisphaera sp. IT1-181 encodes:
- the tatB gene encoding Sec-independent protein translocase protein TatB, whose translation MFDIGFWELVVIAVVGLLVLGPERLPVAIRTVSRLFKTVRDTANAVKTELSQELRMEELHRDLKKAEQLDIKHLSPELKESVDQLREAAASVTRPYEKKALPKAHQPVPDAVQEQKSELDQQEQVQEPQQVRDDSALSPPASQDKS comes from the coding sequence ATGTTTGATATTGGTTTCTGGGAGCTGGTAGTGATCGCCGTGGTTGGACTCTTGGTGCTGGGCCCCGAGCGATTGCCGGTGGCTATCAGAACCGTGTCACGCTTGTTTAAAACGGTGCGCGATACCGCCAATGCGGTGAAGACAGAGCTAAGCCAAGAGCTGCGTATGGAAGAGCTGCATCGGGATCTGAAAAAAGCCGAGCAGCTCGACATTAAGCATTTAAGCCCTGAGCTTAAAGAGTCCGTTGATCAGCTCAGAGAAGCGGCTGCGTCTGTTACGCGCCCTTACGAAAAGAAGGCACTGCCTAAAGCTCACCAACCAGTACCAGACGCCGTTCAAGAGCAAAAGTCTGAGCTAGACCAACAAGAACAAGTTCAAGAGCCGCAGCAAGTACGAGACGACTCAGCTTTATCACCTCCGGCTTCGCAGGATAAATCTTAA
- the ubiE gene encoding bifunctional demethylmenaquinone methyltransferase/2-methoxy-6-polyprenyl-1,4-benzoquinol methylase UbiE — protein sequence MSEQDKSTTHFGYKTVEANEKEQMVASVFHSVAAKYDIMNDLMSFGIHRLWKRFTIDCSGVRKGQKVLDLAGGTGDLTAKFSRIVGETGQVVLADINDSMLKVGRDKLRNKGLGNNISYVQANAEALPFPDNHFDLITIAFGLRNVTDKDKALASMQRVLKPGGRLLVLEFSKPQHEIMNKLYDFYSFNILPKVGSLVAKDGDSYKYLAESIRMHPDQETLKGMMEQAGLEQVEYFNLTDGIVALHRGFKF from the coding sequence ATGTCAGAACAAGACAAGTCGACGACTCACTTCGGCTACAAGACGGTAGAAGCTAACGAAAAAGAGCAGATGGTAGCCAGTGTCTTTCATTCGGTGGCGGCTAAATACGACATCATGAACGATTTGATGTCCTTCGGCATTCATCGGCTGTGGAAGCGTTTTACCATAGATTGTTCTGGGGTGCGCAAAGGACAAAAGGTGTTGGACTTAGCCGGTGGCACTGGCGATCTGACGGCAAAGTTTTCGCGCATTGTCGGCGAGACCGGCCAAGTAGTATTGGCCGATATCAATGACTCCATGCTTAAAGTAGGGCGCGACAAGCTCAGAAATAAAGGCTTAGGTAACAACATCTCTTATGTGCAAGCCAACGCCGAGGCACTGCCGTTTCCCGATAATCATTTCGACTTAATTACTATCGCCTTTGGTCTGCGTAACGTGACCGACAAAGATAAGGCGCTTGCCTCTATGCAGCGCGTATTAAAGCCCGGTGGCCGCTTGTTGGTGCTGGAGTTTTCTAAACCGCAGCATGAAATCATGAATAAGCTTTATGATTTTTACTCCTTTAATATTTTACCGAAAGTCGGCAGCCTAGTAGCCAAAGACGGTGACAGCTATAAGTACTTAGCTGAGTCTATTCGTATGCATCCCGACCAAGAAACCCTTAAAGGTATGATGGAGCAAGCGGGCCTTGAGCAGGTTGAGTACTTCAATCTTACTGACGGCATAGTGGCGCTGCATCGTGGGTTTAAATTCTGA
- a CDS encoding TatD family hydrolase codes for MIDIGVNLTDRQFDEDRDQVIARAKAAEVSALILTGTNLAASQIAADYAASQPGFCYATAGIHPHDAKSFDEQSLSALCALAQRTEVVAIGECGLDFNRDFSPRPQQEAVFEAQLALAAELQLPVFMHCRDAHQRFMDILTPWREKLPAAVLHCFTGNEDELKDCLALDLHIGITGWICDERRGQTLQQLVSLIPANRLMIETDSPYLLPRDLAMKPKSRRNEPAYLGHIAHRIAACRGENPDQLIADTSATSRAFFGI; via the coding sequence ATGATTGATATTGGCGTTAACTTAACCGACCGTCAGTTTGATGAAGACCGAGACCAAGTAATAGCGCGAGCTAAAGCGGCGGAGGTGTCGGCGCTGATCCTAACCGGCACTAACTTGGCTGCCAGCCAGATTGCCGCCGACTATGCGGCCAGTCAGCCCGGTTTTTGTTATGCCACCGCCGGTATTCATCCCCACGATGCCAAAAGCTTTGACGAACAGAGCCTGAGTGCGTTATGCGCCTTGGCTCAGCGTACAGAAGTGGTCGCAATCGGTGAGTGTGGGTTAGATTTTAACCGCGATTTTTCACCACGCCCCCAGCAAGAAGCCGTATTTGAGGCGCAATTGGCCTTAGCCGCCGAGCTACAATTGCCGGTATTTATGCATTGCCGTGATGCCCATCAGCGCTTTATGGATATCTTAACGCCGTGGCGTGAAAAGTTGCCGGCGGCAGTGCTGCATTGCTTTACCGGTAATGAAGATGAGCTTAAAGATTGTCTCGCACTGGATTTGCACATAGGGATCACCGGCTGGATTTGCGATGAGCGCCGGGGCCAAACTTTGCAGCAATTAGTGTCGTTAATTCCAGCCAATCGTTTGATGATAGAAACAGATAGCCCGTATCTGTTACCGCGAGATTTAGCGATGAAGCCGAAGAGCCGGCGTAATGAGCCGGCATATCTCGGCCACATCGCCCACCGTATTGCCGCCTGTCGGGGCGAAAATCCCGACCAGCTGATTGCCGACACCTCGGCGACCAGTCGTGCCTTTTTCGGTATTTAG
- a CDS encoding SCP2 domain-containing protein produces MRSLLLPLLNGALETGFNRLLLNDAEGIKKVAPLQGKTLQLTITEVVSLYLLFCDDKLVVLRQFEGQVDSHLSLSLNALGLLKDKGLLMQYIRDGRIDLQGDPSLWQDFSALLKTPNFDIEAWLAPYTGDALAHLAVRHSRELARSLQVRGQALGAQVGDYVREEALLAVGPLELADFSDQVSELHQQSLKLAIRLATLTDNIRHS; encoded by the coding sequence ATGCGTTCTTTGTTACTTCCTTTATTGAATGGCGCTTTAGAAACGGGCTTTAATCGCTTATTGCTTAATGATGCTGAGGGCATAAAGAAAGTGGCGCCCTTACAAGGAAAAACCCTGCAGCTGACCATTACCGAAGTGGTGAGTCTGTATTTGTTGTTTTGTGATGATAAGCTGGTGGTGTTGCGACAGTTTGAAGGTCAGGTCGACAGTCATCTTAGCTTGTCGCTCAATGCCTTAGGCTTACTAAAAGACAAAGGCTTGCTGATGCAATATATCCGCGATGGCCGTATTGATTTGCAGGGTGATCCTAGCCTTTGGCAAGATTTTTCCGCACTGCTTAAAACACCGAATTTTGATATCGAAGCTTGGCTGGCTCCTTACACGGGTGATGCTTTAGCGCACTTGGCTGTCCGACACTCCCGTGAGCTCGCGCGCTCATTGCAGGTGAGAGGGCAAGCGCTGGGCGCGCAGGTCGGTGATTATGTGAGAGAAGAAGCGCTCTTGGCCGTAGGGCCGCTGGAGTTAGCGGATTTTAGTGACCAAGTGAGTGAGCTACACCAGCAGAGCTTGAAGCTAGCAATACGACTGGCGACCTTAACGGATAATATTAGGCATTCATGA
- a CDS encoding 2-hydroxymuconate tautomerase family protein, protein MPILNIALVAGRSNEQKEALIKEVTDACVKALDVKPETVRILIQDIATQDFGVAGESVKAKRERLA, encoded by the coding sequence ATGCCGATTTTAAATATTGCTTTAGTCGCGGGCCGTAGCAATGAACAGAAAGAAGCGCTGATCAAAGAAGTGACCGATGCCTGCGTGAAGGCGCTGGATGTGAAGCCAGAAACTGTGCGGATTCTGATACAAGATATTGCTACCCAAGACTTTGGTGTGGCGGGTGAGTCGGTAAAAGCCAAGCGTGAACGTTTAGCCTAA
- the crcB gene encoding fluoride efflux transporter CrcB, whose translation MKTLLFIALGGALGAILRFGITDLMTRAVGRSFPYGTLTVNMLGSLIMGCVFVLVQQQVLSAHGWRPFMMVGLLGALTTFSSFSLDSLLLIEQGQWLKAMLNVCLNVVCCIMLTYCGMQLTSSLLAAR comes from the coding sequence ATGAAAACCTTGTTATTTATCGCCCTTGGCGGCGCGCTGGGTGCCATATTACGCTTTGGCATTACCGATCTTATGACGCGTGCTGTGGGACGTTCGTTTCCTTACGGTACCTTAACGGTGAATATGCTGGGCTCTCTGATCATGGGCTGCGTGTTTGTTTTGGTGCAACAGCAGGTATTGAGTGCGCATGGCTGGCGGCCGTTCATGATGGTGGGATTATTGGGGGCGCTCACCACTTTTTCTTCTTTCTCCCTCGATAGCTTGTTATTAATTGAACAAGGTCAATGGCTTAAAGCGATGTTGAATGTGTGCCTCAATGTGGTTTGTTGTATTATGTTGACCTACTGTGGCATGCAGCTAACCTCTAGCCTATTGGCTGCGCGTTAG
- the ubiB gene encoding ubiquinone biosynthesis regulatory protein kinase UbiB, with amino-acid sequence MKKLRELVRLYQIGKTLLEYGLDELIPARLQIWPARMARKSIFWLKNRHPDLSRGQRIRLAFEQLGPVFIKFGQMLSTRRDLLPPDIAEELALLQDRVPPFDGVLAQQLIENSLGAPIGELFDDFAVIPLASASIAQVHTARLKTGQEVVIKVIRPDIEKTIAADVSLMHTLASLVARFAPERTQRLQPVAVVEEYRKTLFDELNLLREAANAIQLRRNFEGSGTLYVPEIYSDYGRENVLVMERIYGIPVSDIAALKANGTNMKLLAERGVEVFFTQVFRDSFFHADMHPGNIFVSYEHPQDPQWIGIDCGIVGTLNKDDKRYLADNFLAFFNRDYRKVAELHVESGWVPADTKIEEFESAIRTVLEPIFEKPLSEISFGHVLLNLFNTARRFNMAVQPQLVLLQKTLLYVEGVGRQLYPQLDLWKTAKPFLEEWMQQQVGYKAVINAVKEKAPFWAEKLPELPELIYDALRQAKLQQHQVQGLYNQFAVHDKAQSKGRFLLAMGATTLLASTLLLAMDKNQWAMVGLVLTLMVWLLGWRKIAR; translated from the coding sequence ATGAAAAAGCTCCGTGAACTAGTACGACTCTATCAGATAGGTAAAACGCTGCTCGAATACGGGCTAGATGAACTGATCCCAGCGCGGTTACAAATTTGGCCGGCACGCATGGCGAGAAAAAGTATATTTTGGCTAAAGAATCGTCATCCGGATCTGTCTCGCGGGCAGCGTATTCGCTTAGCCTTCGAGCAGCTGGGCCCGGTTTTTATCAAATTCGGTCAGATGTTGTCGACGCGCCGCGATCTATTACCGCCGGATATCGCCGAAGAGCTGGCCTTACTACAAGACAGAGTGCCGCCCTTTGATGGGGTGTTGGCGCAGCAACTGATTGAAAATAGCCTTGGCGCGCCGATAGGCGAGCTGTTTGATGACTTCGCCGTAATACCGCTAGCGTCGGCGTCTATCGCTCAGGTACACACGGCACGCTTGAAAACCGGTCAAGAAGTTGTCATCAAGGTGATACGACCGGATATAGAAAAAACCATTGCAGCCGATGTGAGCTTGATGCATACCTTGGCCAGCCTAGTGGCGCGTTTTGCACCGGAGCGCACCCAACGTCTGCAACCTGTGGCCGTGGTGGAGGAGTACCGTAAGACGTTATTTGATGAGCTCAATCTATTGCGCGAAGCGGCCAATGCCATTCAATTACGGCGCAACTTCGAAGGCTCAGGCACGCTCTATGTGCCAGAAATTTATTCCGACTATGGCCGTGAAAACGTGCTGGTGATGGAGCGAATTTACGGTATTCCAGTGTCAGATATAGCGGCATTGAAAGCGAACGGCACCAATATGAAGCTGTTGGCGGAGCGCGGCGTAGAGGTGTTTTTCACCCAAGTGTTTCGTGACAGCTTCTTTCATGCGGATATGCACCCTGGCAATATTTTTGTTTCTTATGAGCATCCGCAGGATCCCCAATGGATTGGCATCGATTGTGGTATCGTCGGCACCCTTAATAAAGACGATAAACGCTATTTAGCCGATAATTTTTTGGCGTTCTTTAATCGCGATTATCGTAAAGTGGCCGAGCTGCATGTGGAGTCGGGCTGGGTGCCGGCGGACACTAAGATCGAAGAATTTGAGTCGGCGATCCGGACCGTGCTGGAGCCCATATTTGAGAAGCCGCTGTCTGAGATCTCTTTTGGTCATGTGCTATTAAATCTGTTTAATACCGCCCGTCGTTTTAATATGGCGGTGCAGCCGCAACTGGTGCTGTTACAGAAAACGCTGTTATATGTAGAGGGCGTAGGGCGACAGTTGTATCCGCAACTAGACTTGTGGAAGACGGCTAAACCCTTCCTAGAAGAGTGGATGCAGCAACAAGTAGGCTATAAAGCGGTGATTAATGCTGTCAAAGAAAAGGCGCCTTTTTGGGCCGAAAAATTGCCCGAGTTGCCGGAGCTAATTTATGACGCGCTTCGTCAAGCCAAGCTGCAGCAGCATCAAGTACAGGGTTTGTATAACCAGTTCGCAGTGCATGATAAAGCGCAGAGTAAAGGGCGCTTCTTGCTTGCCATGGGTGCAACTACCTTGCTGGCCAGTACTTTGTTATTGGCGATGGATAAAAATCAATGGGCAATGGTGGGTTTGGTGCTGACTTTAATGGTTTGGTTACTGGGTTGGCGGAAAATAGCACGCTAA
- the tatC gene encoding twin-arginine translocase subunit TatC, protein MNQIHQPLFSHLVELRGRILRAFAAVLLVFLALVYFANDIYTILAEPLLRQLPEGGTMIATGVATPFLTPMKLTLIVSFFLAIPYVLYQVWAFIAPGLYKHEKRLITPLVFSSALLFYAGAAFAYFVVFPLAFGFFTKMAPEGVTIATDIASYLDFVLGLFIAFGIAFEIPIATIVICWTGMMTPKELAKKRPYVIVIVFVVGMLLTPPDVISQTLLAIPMWLLFEVGVFFARFYVRRPEDEEEQDSAS, encoded by the coding sequence ATGAATCAGATACATCAGCCCTTGTTCAGCCATTTAGTGGAGCTGAGAGGACGGATTTTGCGCGCCTTCGCCGCTGTGTTGCTGGTGTTTTTGGCTTTGGTGTATTTCGCTAACGATATTTACACCATCTTAGCCGAGCCCTTGCTGCGCCAATTACCCGAGGGCGGCACCATGATTGCCACAGGGGTGGCGACGCCGTTTTTAACGCCGATGAAGCTCACCCTGATCGTGTCCTTCTTTCTCGCCATTCCTTATGTGTTATATCAAGTGTGGGCCTTTATCGCGCCTGGGCTGTATAAACATGAAAAACGCCTGATTACGCCGTTAGTGTTTTCCAGTGCCTTGCTGTTTTATGCAGGCGCGGCCTTTGCCTACTTTGTGGTGTTTCCACTAGCCTTTGGCTTCTTCACCAAGATGGCGCCAGAAGGCGTGACCATAGCGACCGACATCGCCAGTTACTTGGACTTTGTGCTGGGATTGTTTATCGCCTTTGGTATCGCCTTTGAGATCCCGATAGCCACAATCGTGATCTGCTGGACTGGGATGATGACCCCTAAAGAGCTGGCCAAGAAACGCCCTTATGTGATTGTGATCGTATTTGTCGTGGGTATGCTGCTCACACCTCCGGATGTAATTTCGCAAACTCTGTTGGCAATTCCGATGTGGTTGCTGTTTGAAGTGGGCGTGTTTTTCGCGCGCTTCTACGTGCGCCGTCCGGAAGATGAAGAAGAGCAGGACTCAGCTTCATGA
- the hemB gene encoding porphobilinogen synthase: MTQQIFGNFQSRRLRRTRNQDFSRRLVRENTLTVDDLIYPVFVLPGVGRREAVESMPGIDRLSIDLLLIEAGELVQLGVPLIALFPVVDASQKTLMAEEAYNPQGLAQEAVRALKAAYPELGVMTDVALDPFTVHGQDGILDDNAYVLNDITTEVLVKQALSQAEAGADIVAPSDMMDGRIGAIRKALEEAGFINTQIMAYSAKYASNYYGPFRDAVGSAANLKGANKSTYQMDPANSDEALQEVAFDIEEGADSVMVKPGMPYLDVVRRVKDQFGVPTFAYQVSGEYAMHMAAIQNGWLKERETVLESLMCFKRAGADGILTYFAKRVATWLKEEQLAKYSDKKK, translated from the coding sequence ATGACTCAACAGATATTTGGTAATTTTCAATCCCGTCGTTTACGTCGTACCCGTAATCAAGACTTTAGCCGTCGCTTGGTGCGCGAAAACACGCTGACCGTGGATGATCTGATTTATCCGGTGTTTGTGCTGCCGGGTGTGGGCCGACGCGAAGCGGTGGAGTCTATGCCAGGCATAGACCGTTTATCGATTGATTTACTGCTGATCGAGGCCGGTGAGTTAGTGCAGTTAGGCGTGCCTTTGATTGCCTTATTCCCAGTAGTAGACGCCAGTCAGAAAACCTTAATGGCAGAAGAGGCCTACAATCCTCAAGGCTTGGCACAAGAAGCGGTGCGTGCACTAAAAGCCGCCTATCCTGAGCTGGGCGTAATGACAGACGTGGCATTGGATCCGTTTACAGTACACGGCCAAGACGGCATCTTGGATGACAACGCTTATGTGCTGAACGATATCACTACCGAAGTGTTGGTGAAGCAGGCGTTGAGCCAGGCTGAAGCCGGTGCCGATATTGTGGCACCATCAGACATGATGGATGGCCGCATTGGTGCTATTCGTAAAGCGTTAGAAGAAGCGGGTTTTATTAACACCCAGATCATGGCTTATTCTGCTAAATATGCCTCTAACTATTACGGCCCCTTTAGGGACGCGGTCGGCTCGGCGGCGAATTTGAAAGGTGCGAATAAGTCGACCTATCAAATGGATCCGGCCAACAGTGACGAAGCATTACAAGAAGTGGCCTTCGATATTGAAGAAGGTGCGGATAGCGTAATGGTGAAACCCGGCATGCCGTATTTAGATGTGGTACGCCGCGTAAAAGATCAGTTTGGAGTGCCGACCTTCGCCTATCAGGTGAGTGGCGAATACGCCATGCACATGGCCGCCATTCAAAATGGCTGGCTGAAAGAGCGTGAAACCGTACTGGAATCTCTAATGTGCTTTAAGCGCGCCGGTGCCGACGGTATTCTCACTTACTTCGCCAAGCGCGTCGCCACTTGGCTAAAAGAAGAGCAGTTGGCTAAATACAGCGACAAGAAGAAGTAA
- the tatA gene encoding Sec-independent protein translocase subunit TatA: MAGISVWQLLIVVLIVVLLFGTKKLRGLGGDLGSAVKGFKNAMSDDEKNAAKDNQDADFEQEALLDKKDQAEPLTPKDHEKTKDNDRV, encoded by the coding sequence ATGGCGGGTATCAGTGTGTGGCAGTTACTTATCGTAGTGTTAATTGTGGTGCTGTTGTTTGGCACTAAGAAATTGCGCGGTTTAGGCGGCGACTTAGGTTCGGCGGTCAAAGGGTTTAAAAATGCCATGAGCGACGACGAAAAAAACGCGGCTAAAGACAACCAAGATGCGGACTTTGAGCAAGAAGCCCTGCTTGATAAAAAAGACCAAGCAGAGCCGCTGACGCCAAAAGACCACGAAAAAACCAAAGATAATGATCGAGTATAA